ACACGGTTGTACATTACGCGTATACACCATCGCTTCGCTGCAGATGTGTTCTTTCCCACTATTGATCAATCTTTATGGCATTGCCAAAGCGAAGAATTTCGTCAGAAAGATGAAAAAAATCAATACGATGTAACTTTTTGCACATATGAAAGATATTAACCCATTAGATCTACTAATTTAACTTGGTCAGAACACGATAATCATGACTAATCACTTCATGTCCAGAAAAAGTAATATTACAATGATTATATCCATCCCACGTTTTACCCGGTTCAACCCCACCACGAAAAAAACTCCGGCATAAATATAACGACTTGCCAGTGATATCTTGTCCAGTGATGAGTGCTGTATGTGCCTGCCCTCCAGTATGAGTCCAATTGACATGACCAAATTCAAGTTGGTTAGGTATAGTAAATTCGCTTACAGCATATTCTTTACCATTATATGGAACGAGACATCGATTATAACCAGCCCAGGTTTTTCCAGGATGTATGCTATTAAATAATTTTGCACGACAAAAGAGGTAAGCAGTTCCATTGGCTTTATTACCTATTATTAAAGCAGTGGCTAAGGGTGACGCTGAGTATGAGTAAATATTTGCCCATAGATTATTGACTGCAAGAGACATAAAAAAGGTAAAAACGACTCGATGCATATTAAGCACCTCTAATATAGAAGGGGTAGCAGCATAATACAAGGGTGATTCATGTTCAATATGGATAGCGATAGTTCGATATGGGCTATAGTAAATAAGAACTAAAAAAACATTTAAAATAAATGCAAAAAGTGTTTGACAAGGAAGTTGAAATCAGTAGAATACGCATCACGCCTTCGGGGCAGGTTCATTAA
This Legionella fallonii LLAP-10 DNA region includes the following protein-coding sequences:
- a CDS encoding DM9 repeat-containing protein; amino-acid sequence: MHRVVFTFFMSLAVNNLWANIYSYSASPLATALIIGNKANGTAYLFCRAKLFNSIHPGKTWAGYNRCLVPYNGKEYAVSEFTIPNQLEFGHVNWTHTGGQAHTALITGQDITGKSLYLCRSFFRGGVEPGKTWDGYNHCNITFSGHEVISHDYRVLTKLN